From Garra rufa chromosome 19, GarRuf1.0, whole genome shotgun sequence, the proteins below share one genomic window:
- the LOC141292935 gene encoding uncharacterized protein, protein MVKIFVGNVASATTEDELRTLFEKYGAVSDCDILKNYGFVHMDEEEAAQKAVSALHKHEVNGSRITVEYATTKVRNATKIYVGNVPEGVTAAKIKELFQPFGKVVECDIVKNYAFVHMQRESEALEAISKLNHSKVEGQKIFVSLSRSNPSRNGRGEDYFPPPPHHYPPHPHHHPHFPPPRPPPRDYYPPRGRLPPPPLPPPPPRAYYERDVYERGLRHDPYAAPSPRFYDRDPYDRRIPPPQRPVTPPLAGRYYRERSPLGGRRSLLPPPPPPPSSAGFARGFARNGASSAPPPPSAAPSSHYQRYSLGSGFDKDDYLEDKYSNGFSRSY, encoded by the coding sequence ATGGTGAAGATATTCGTTGGCAATGTAGCGTCAGCGACCACAGAAGACGAGCTCCGTACTTTATTCGAGAAGTACGGCGCCGTGTCCGACTGTGACATTCTGAAAAACTATGGCTTCGTGCACATGGATGAAGAAGAGGCGGCTCAGAAGGCCGTCTCCGCTCTGCACAAGCACGAGGTGAACGGCTCACGCATCACCGTCGAGTACGCCACCACCAAAGTACGCAACGCCACCAAGATCTACGTGGGCAATGTTCCCGAAGGTGTCACGGCCGCCAAAATCAAGGAGCTCTTCCAGCCGTTCGGCAAGGTGGTGGAGTGCGACATCGTGAAGAATTACGCCTTCGTTCACATGCAGAGGGAAAGTGAGGCTCTGGAGGCCATTTCGAAGCTGAACCACTCTAAAGTAGAGGGCCAAAAGATCTTTGTGTCCCTCTCACGCAGTAACCCATCCAGAAATGGCCGAGGGGAGGACTATTTTCCTCCTCCGCCGCATCACTATCCACCTCACCCACACCACCATCCTCACTTTCCCCCCCCACGCCCGCCGCCCCGTGACTACTATCCGCCTCGTGGCCGACTTCCACCCCCTCCTCTCCCACCGCCGCCACCCCGCGCCTACTACGAGCGCGATGTGTACGAGAGGGGCCTCCGCCACGACCCGTACGCCGCCCCATCCCCGCGTTTTTACGATCGGGATCCATACGACCGGCGCATTCCGCCCCCTCAGCGGCCCGTCACGCCTCCTCTCGCCGGTCGCTACTACCGTGAGCGCAGCCCTCTCGGCGGTCGCCGCTCTCTTCTGCCTCCGCCTCCCCCTCCACCCTCTTCTGCCGGCTTCGCCCGGGGTTTTGCCCGCAATGGCGCTAGCTCTGCGCCCCCTCCCCCCAGCGCCGCTCCTTCCTCCCACTATCAGCGCTACTCTCTCGGCTCAGGCTTTGATAAGGATGATTATTTGGAGGACAAGTACAGCAATGGCTTCAGCCGTAGCTACTAA
- the LOC141293186 gene encoding uncharacterized oxidoreductase YtbE, translating into MIVPSVTLMSGVQMPLLGLGTYKLQDHDQLKQSVSSALQAGYRAFDTGAVYGNEAHLGQVLKELLPKYGLSREDVFIISKLAPLDHGPRAKKGCLRSLEQLDCEYIDLYLVHWPGVEGLDPWDSRHSEYRAQSWATLEEFYASGRFRAIGVSNYTAKHIRELLTSCRVLPAVLQIECQPKLIQRELRDLCMEVGIHFQAYSSLGKGFLLRDPEVMDIVKSCGRTPAQVLLRWAVQQGISVLPRSSQPCRVQENAQVFDFQLSETDIMRLDALNCGTRFCKRDSSKIA; encoded by the coding sequence ATGATTGTACCATCGGTAACGTTAATGTCAGGAGTGCAGATGCCACTTTTGGGTTTGGGCACATACAAGCTCCAGGACCATGATCAGCTGAAGCAATCGGTCAGTTCTGCTCTTCAAGCTGGATACAGAGCCTTTGACACAGGTGCGGTTTATGGAAATGAGGCACATCTAGGCCAAGTCCTCAAAGAGCTCTTGCCCAAGTATGGTCTAAGCCGTGAAGATGTGTTCATTATCAGCAAGCTTGCCCCATTAGATCATGGCCCGAGGGCCAAGAAAGGCTGCCTGAGGAGTCTGGAGCAACTAGACTGTGAATACATCGACCTCTATCTAGTGCACTGGCCTGGGGTGGAGGGTCTTGACCCATGGGATTCTCGTCATTCGGAGTATCGAGCCCAAAGCTGGGCGACTCTAGAGGAGTTCTACGCCAGCGGGCGATTCAGAGCAATAGGGGTTTCAAACTACACTGCAAAGCACATTAGGGAGCTGCTCACGAGTTGCCGTGTGCTCCCAGCGGTCCTTCAGATCGAGTGTCAACCGAAGCTGATCCAGAGGGAACTGAGGGATTTATGTATGGAGGTAGGCATTCACTTTCAGGCCTACTCTTCGCTGGGTAAAGGATTTCTTCTGAGGGACCCAGAGGTAATGGATATAGTGAAGAGCTGTGGTCGGACCCCTGCCCAGGTTCTCCTCAGGTGGGCTGTGCAGCAAGGCATCTCAGTTCTGCCTCGGTCCTCGCAGCCATGCAGAGTGCAGGAGAATGCGCAGGTGTTTGACTTCCAGCTAAGTGAGACGGATATAATGAGACTGGATGCCCTGAACTGCGGAACAAGGTTTTGTAAACGAGACTCTAGCAAAATAGCTTAA
- the bada gene encoding bcl2-associated agonist of cell death has product MNNTLHDHQEDSSTLKDNSKRREKTIKTNVKHQDQTLPNIPPQGRVRLYSESHVYKVSFWQDLGPQDGASAEENGGTGDGLPFRGRSQSAPAALWKAKKYGRQLRRMSDEFDTWLDKGEVKRAKQTYRGWFSFLWSPKEEESRE; this is encoded by the exons ATGAATAACACCTTGCATGACCATCAAGAAGATTCCAGCACCTTGAAAGACAATTCGAAAAGAAGAGAAAAGACAATCAAAACCAACGTTAAACATCAGGATCAAACCTTGCCAAACATTCCTCCTCAAG GGCGTGTGCGGCTCTATTCGGAGTCTCATGTGTATAAGGTCAGCTTCTGGCAGGATTTGGGGCCCCAGGATGGAGCATCGGCGGAGGAGAACGGAGGAACCGGAGATGGACTTCCATTCAGAGGTCGTTCTCAATCTGCCCCTGCTGCGCTGTGGAAAGCAAAGAAGTACGGGCGACAGCTGAGGAGAATGAGCGATGAATTTGACACATGGCTCGACAAAGGG GAGGTCAAAAGAGCGAAACAGACTTACCGGGGATGGTTTTCGTTTCTCTGGAGTCCCAAAGAAGAAGAGAGCAGAGAATGA